In Perca fluviatilis chromosome 18, GENO_Pfluv_1.0, whole genome shotgun sequence, one genomic interval encodes:
- the gzf1 gene encoding GDNF-inducible zinc finger protein 1 gives MRLFAYSQQTKMIQEQQLYLAIQTLNTTMNEGLIPYQPPRHRMSVSKKASAVFCSEFYRKYLPLWRTFVKGCHFTDLTQHKLIMGAKVVQLTSKSHHENILASLHQLMLQGQLSDVTVQVDYQGEVQEFQAHQLMLAASSGYFKKILLSPDATRDKVLLSSMHSNHFSKFLEFVYTGKVEVVRDKIGDVQAAAQLLDCQDLSAVCGEAMSAGILQKPTRKTSASTVVDNLHGAKKEKRTKGKNQPKSLLLKRSPQSSEKEVISKRLKVKNAVKDGKRLGRTLKLRLAGHKVLRRHLNTKRGANPNNENQVANEDTEKNEDRTEAEAQAEKMDESSLGMPASDAGDWKCGEDVPSSDPEGSLLLSLEEEEEEEEEEEGGESKGTLKRTSKAQFQCNKCQRTFHYERSYLKHISTYHGVKADVVYRCETCQQTFANRSNLKIHEKHVHSNERLFVCDCCAKAFKRKKDVVRHQRQVHERNSLRHVCPDCGKALSSKTALLLHERTHTGAKPFECTDCAARFTQNSALKMHRRTHTGEKPFACDECDARFTQKHMLSYHKRSHTGEKPFMCEACGKSFASKEYLRHHSNIHTGSKPYKCEECGRGFAQRNSLHQHLKIHTGERPYSCKDCDKQFTQLNALQRHQRIHTGEKPYMCGLCSRTFTDKSTLRRHTMIHDSDAPWKTYLVVLEGNMEDKKTRTPTKGKTEKAGAREKKSTARKGGGGAAAAAGTGTAGGHDKTLTDLSAAHSIPLYSEASSTSLSTPTLSVPVSDGTLASVSEVPNVSTSSVLEAAASQTILAPVSETKATCETEILQPDIQTVIVGEDACGRKPKAAVPSDGEQGAADKPLGEPEGAPAQDAV, from the exons ATGCGCCTATTCGCTTATAGTCAACAAACTAAAATGATCCAGGAACAGCAGTTGTACTTGgcaattcaaactttaaacacgACCATGAATGAAGGACTGATCCCGTATCAGCCACCTCGGCACCGGATGTCGGTAAGTAAGAAAGCAAGTGCCGTTTTCTGCAGTGAATTCTACAGGAAATACCTTCCACTGTGGAGAACATTTGTGAAGGGCTGCCATTTTACCGACCTTACG caGCACAAATTAATTATGGGGGCCAAAGTGGTCCAGCTCACCTCTAAGTCCCACCACGAAAACATCCTGGCCTCTCTGCACCAGCTGATGCTGCAGGGACAGCTGAGTGACGTTACAGTGCAGGTAGACTACCAGGGAGAGGTACAGGAGTTTCAGGCCCACCAGTTGATGCTCGCAGCGTCCAGCGGCTACTTCAAGAAGATCCTTCTGTCTCCGGATGCTACCAGAGACAAAGTCTTACTCTCCAGTATGCACTCCAATCATTTCTCCAAGTTTTTGGAATTTGTGTACACTGGTAAAGTTGAAGTTGTTAGAGACAAGATTGGTGATGTTCAAGCAGCGGCACAACTTTTGGACTGCCAGGATCTGTCAGCGGTTTGTGGTGAGGCCATGAGTGCTGGAATCCTACAAAAACCTACAAGGAAAACATCTGCATCAACCGTTGTAGATAACTTGCATGGtgccaagaaagaaaaaaggaccAAAGGGAAGAACCAGCCTAAAAGCTTACTTCTTAAGCGGTCTCCGCAGAGCTCTGAAAAAGAAGTAATTTCAAAAAGGTTAAAGGTAAAGAATGCAGTAAAGGATGGAAAAAGACTAGGAAGAACTCTAAAATTGAGGTTGGCTGGCCATAAAGTCCTTCGGAGGCATTTAAACACCAAAAGAGGGGCTAACCCTAACAATGAAAACCAAGTTGCAAATGAAGACACAGAGAAGAATGAGGACAGGACTGAAGCCGAGGCTCAAGCAGAGAAAATGGACGAGTCGTCATTGGGAATGCCAGCCTCTGATGCGGGTGATTGGAAATGTGGGGAGGATGTGCCGAGCAGTGATCCCGAAGGCTCATTGTTGTTAtctctggaggaggaggaggaggaggaggaggaggaggagggtggtgaGTCCAAGGGGACATTAAAAAGAACATCCAAGGCCCAGTTCCAGTGTAACAAGTGCCAACGGACCTTCCACTATGAAAGAAGCTACTTGAAGCATATCAG TACGTACCATGGAGTAAAAGCAGATGTGGTCTATCGCTGTGAGACCTGCCAGCAAACCTTTGCTAACCGCAGCAATCTGAAGATCCATGAAAAGCACGTTCACAGTAATGAGAGGCTTTTTGTTTGCGACTGCTGCGCAAAAGCCTTCAAACGAAAGAAGGATGTTGTCCGCCATCAAAGACAG GTACATGAACGTAACAGTCTGCGACATGTCTGCCCTGACTGTGGAAAGGCACTCAGCTCCAAAACCGCCCTGCTGTTGCATGAGAGGACACACACCGGCGCAAAGCCTTTTGAGTGCACCGACTGCGCGGCCAGATTTACCCAGAACTCCGCCCTCAAGATGCACCGCAG gactcacacaggagagaagccatttGCATGTGACGAGTGTGATGCACGGTTCACTCAGAAGCACATGCTGTCCTATCACAAGCGATCACACACAG GAGAGAAGCCTTTCATGTGTGAGGCCTGTGGGAAAAGCTTTGCATCGAAAGAATACCTGAGACACCACTCAAACATCCACACGGGGTCCAAGCCATACAAGTGCGAAGAGTGTGGTCGAGGCTTCGCTCAGAGGAATTCCCTCCACCAGCATTTAAAGATACACACGG GTGAGCGTCCGTACAGCTGTAAAGACTGTGACAAGCAGTTCACCCAGCTCAATGCCCTCCAGAGGCACCAGCGtattcacacaggagagaagccctACATGTGTGGTCTTTGTAGTCGCACCTTTACAGACAAGTCCACCCTTCGCAGGCACACTATG ATTCATGACTCCGATGCTCCCTGGAAGACCTACCTGGTAGTGCTGGAGGGAAATATGGAGGATAAGAAAACCAGAACTCCCACTAagggaaagacagaaaaagcaGGAGCAAGGGAGAAAAAGAGCACCGCTAGAAAAGGTGgcggcggtgctgctgctgctgctggtactGGTACTGCTGGCGGTCATGATAAAACCCTCACTGACT TGTCCGCGGCTCACAGTATCCCCTTGTACTCTGAAGCTTCCTCCACCTCTCTGTCTACACCCACTCTCTCAGTTCCTGTTTCTGATGGCACATTGGCGTCAGTCTCAGAGGTCCCAAATGTTTCTACGTCTTCTGTCCTGGAAGCTGCCGCCTCGCAGACCATTTTGGCTCCAGTTTCAGAGACTAAGGCCACTTGTGAGACAGAGATTTTGCAGCCTGATATTCAAACTGTGATTGTCGGTGAGGATGCTTGTGGAAGGAAACCAAAAGCTGCTGTCCCAAGTGATGGAGAGCAGGGGGCAGCAGATAAGCCCTTAGGTGAACCTGAAGGGGCCCCAGCTCAAGATGCTGTGTAG
- the napbb gene encoding N-ethylmaleimide-sensitive factor attachment protein, beta b isoform X1, with the protein MDNTGKEKEAIQLMAEADKKCKSSGSFLGGMFGGGPQKVEEACEMYCRAANMFKMAKNWSAAGNAFCKAARLHMQLQNKHDCATSFIDAGNAYKKSDPNEAIKCLNAAIDIYTDMGRFTIAAKHHINVAEIYESELVDIEKAVAHYEQAADYYKGEESNSSANKCLLKVGAYCAQLEQYQKAIEIYEQVGANTMDNPLLKYSAKEYFFKASLCHFIVDELNAKIAVEKYEEMFPAFSDSRECKLLKKLLEAHEEQNSEAFTDAVKDFDSISRLDQWHTTLLLRIKKTIQGDEGDLK; encoded by the exons ATGGACAACACTGGGAAAGAGAAGGAGGCTATTCAGCTAATGGCCGAAGCTGACAAAAAATGCAAATCCTCTGGCTCGTTTTTGGGAGGGATGTTTGGAGG AGGACCTCAGAAAGTGGAAGAAGCATGTGAGATGTACTGCAGAGCCGCCAACATGTTCAAGATGGCCAAGAACTGGAGCG CTGCTGGAAATGCGTTTTGCAAGGCAGCACGTCTCCATATGCAACTGCAGAACAAACATGACTGTGCCACCAGTTTCATTGATGCAGGAAATGCTTACAAGAAGTCTGACCCCAATG AGGCAATCAAGTGTTTAAATGCTGCCATcgatatatacacagacatg ggaAGATTCACCATCGCAGCCAAACACCACATCAATGTCGCAGAGATCTACGAGTCTGAACTGGTGGATATCGAAAAG GCTGTTGCACATTATGAACAAGCAGCAGACTACTACAAAGGGGAAGAATCCAACAG ctcaGCCAACAAGTGTCTGCTGAAGGTGGGAGCTTACTGTGCTCAGTTGGAGCAGTACCAGAAGGCTATTGAGATCTACGAGCAG GTTGGAGCCAACACGATGGACAACCCATTGCTGAAATACAGCGCCAAAGAGTACTTCTTCAAAGCTTCCCTCTGTCATTTCATTGTCGACGAGCTCAACGCTAAG ATTGCTGTTGAAAAATATGAGGAGATGTTCCCGGCTTTCTCAGACTCTCGAGAATGCAAACTGTTGAAG AAGCTTCTTGAGGCTCACGAGGAACAGAACAGCGAAGCTTTCACAGATGCA GTAAAGGACTTTGACTCCATCTCCCGTCTGGACCAGTGGCACACAACCCTCCTGCTGCGCATCAAAAAGACCATCCAGGGCGACGAAGGGGATTTGAAATGA
- the napbb gene encoding N-ethylmaleimide-sensitive factor attachment protein, beta b isoform X2, which produces MRFARQHVSICNCRTNMTVPPVSLMQEMLTRSLTPMGRFTIAAKHHINVAEIYESELVDIEKAVAHYEQAADYYKGEESNSSANKCLLKVGAYCAQLEQYQKAIEIYEQVGANTMDNPLLKYSAKEYFFKASLCHFIVDELNAKIAVEKYEEMFPAFSDSRECKLLKKLLEAHEEQNSEAFTDAVKDFDSISRLDQWHTTLLLRIKKTIQGDEGDLK; this is translated from the exons ATGCGTTTTGCAAGGCAGCACGTCTCCATATGCAACTGCAGAACAAACATGACTGTGCCACCAGTTTCATTGATGCAGGAAATGCTTACAAGAAGTCTGACCCCAATG ggaAGATTCACCATCGCAGCCAAACACCACATCAATGTCGCAGAGATCTACGAGTCTGAACTGGTGGATATCGAAAAG GCTGTTGCACATTATGAACAAGCAGCAGACTACTACAAAGGGGAAGAATCCAACAG ctcaGCCAACAAGTGTCTGCTGAAGGTGGGAGCTTACTGTGCTCAGTTGGAGCAGTACCAGAAGGCTATTGAGATCTACGAGCAG GTTGGAGCCAACACGATGGACAACCCATTGCTGAAATACAGCGCCAAAGAGTACTTCTTCAAAGCTTCCCTCTGTCATTTCATTGTCGACGAGCTCAACGCTAAG ATTGCTGTTGAAAAATATGAGGAGATGTTCCCGGCTTTCTCAGACTCTCGAGAATGCAAACTGTTGAAG AAGCTTCTTGAGGCTCACGAGGAACAGAACAGCGAAGCTTTCACAGATGCA GTAAAGGACTTTGACTCCATCTCCCGTCTGGACCAGTGGCACACAACCCTCCTGCTGCGCATCAAAAAGACCATCCAGGGCGACGAAGGGGATTTGAAATGA
- the gpcpd1 gene encoding glycerophosphocholine phosphodiesterase GPCPD1 isoform X4: MAMMEIHGLQQSLCLKELSPSTAILKASFWNQRFQPMVADCPSWRLSAGDPCQVIVNVWETHQQPRTMSPTGPHQTIDDGQFGTHNGVNCVDSGWLTCQTEIRLRLHFSKKSPVSITKKKFKKSRFRIKLTLEGFEEEIDEDEDELSPTCLHRMTTTLEKTTTLGISMISANSYKSRHSQPECGYGLGPSQWTEYSIHTMYPDNLELTFEFFEEDMSEHVVQGDAHPGYVGTACLLSSSFSENGMDIGVATLPIMARNSRQTIGKVRVDYLVIRPIQAFQCDMSSSFTKYWKKRSTLHVGHRGAGSTNAAKHQRIRENTIASFKSAAMHGAAYVEFDVHLSKDAVPIVYHDLTCCISTKKKHDKTSLEPVEVPVKDLTFDQLQLLKLVHATAVKENDHKDLLDDEDEIDEHQPFPSLSQIFQAIPEHVGFNIELKWICQMKDGSWDGNLSSYFNMNKYLDIILSCVLQKGGKRRIVFSCFDPDICTMVRQKQNKYPILFLTQGISEKYPDMMDIRCQTTQIAISFAQSENILGISAHAEELLKNLSYIGDAQSKGLVVFSWGDDNNEHEIRNKLREQGIDGLIYDSICEEQGEQPNVFQVEEQHTLQEVITEETLKSASCSCYSIPCSMAPCIGSKSCSGSGESDSGLSSS, from the exons ATTTCAACCCATGGTGGCTGACTGCCCCAGCTGGAGATTG AGTGCAGGTGATCCCTGTCAAGTGATAGTCAATGTGTGGGAGACCCATCAACAACCCCGCACAATGAGCCCCACAg GACCACACCAGACTATTGATGATGGACAATTTGGAACTCACA ATGGGGTGAATTGTGTCGACTCTGGGTGGCTCACATGCCAGACAGAGATCCGCCTGCGTCTGCACTTTTCTAAGAAGTCTCCCGTGTCTATCACTAAGAAGAAATTCAAGAAGTCTCGCTTCAG AATCAAGCTGACGTTGGAGGGCTTTGAGGAGGAGATAGATGAGGACGAGGATGAGCTCAGTCCTACATGTTTGCACAGGATGACCACCACTCTGGAGAAGACCACCACTCTGGGGATCAGTATGATCAGTGCCAACAGCTATAAGTCGCGCCACTCGCAGCCTGAATGTGGGTATGGACTGGGGCCCTCTCAGTGGACTGAGTACAGTATCCACACCATGTACCCAGACAACCTAGAGCTCACATTTGAGTTCTTTGAG GAGGATATGAGCGAGCATGTAGTCCAGGGGGATGCTCATCCAGGATATGTGGGCACAGCTTGCCTCctgtcctcctctttctctgagAATGGTATGGACATCGGAGTAGCCACTCTTCCAATTATGGCTCGGAATTCCAGACAGACTATCGGGAAAGTCAGAG TGGATTACCTGGTGATACGGCCGATCCAGGCGTTTCAGTGTGACATGAGCTCCTCCTTCACCAAATACTGGAAGAAAAGAAGTACTCTGCATGTGGGCCACAGAGGAGCCGGCAGCACAAATGCAGCCAA GCATCAGAGAATCAGGGAGAACACAATAGCCTCATTCAAAAGCGCTGCCATGCAT GGTGCAGCCTATGTAGAGTTTGATGTTCACCTCTCCAAAGATGCAGTTCCTATTGTATACCATGATCTGACATGCTGCATCTCCACCAAGAAG AAACATGACAAGACGTCTCTGGAGCCTGTTGAGGTGCCAGTCAAAGACTTGACATTTGATCAGCTGCAGCTACTGAAG CTGGTCCATGCCACTGCTGTGAAAGAAAACGATCACAAag ATCTGCTGGACGATGAAGATGAAATCGATGAGCATCAGCCCTTCCCTTCACTCTCGCAG ATCTTCCAGGCCATTCCTGAGCATGTGGGCTTCAACATTGAGCTCAAATGGATCTGCCAGATGAAG GACGGGTCATGGGATGGCAACCTATCATCCTACTTCAACATGAACAAGTACCTCGACATCATCCTGTCCTGTGTTCTGCAGAAAGGCGGAAAAAGACGCATTGTTTTCTCCTGCTTCGACCCAGATATCTGCACCAT GGTGCGTCAAAAGCAGAACAAGTACCCCATTCTCTTCCTGACTCAGGGAATTTCAGAGAAGTACCCTGACATGATGGACATCCGCTGCCAGACCACTCAGATCGCCATAAGTTTCGCCCAGAGCGAGAATATTCTG GGGATCAGTGCCCATGCTGAGGAGCTGCTCAAAAACCTTTCCTACATTGGGGATGCCCAGTCTAAAGGCCTGGTGGTGTTCAGCTGGGGAGATGACAACAACGAGCACGAAATCAGAAATAAGCTGAGAGAGCAGGGCATTGATGGGCTCATCTACGATAG TATCTGTGAGGAGCAAGGAGAGCAGCCAAACGTCTTCCAGGTAGAGGAGCAACACACCCTGCAGGAGGTTATTACAGAGGAGACCCTAAAGAGCGCCAGCTGTTCCTGCTACTCCATTCCCTGCTCCATGGCTCCCTGCATTGGCTCCAAGAGCTGCTCTGGCAGCGGAGAGTCAGATTCTGGCCTCAGCTCCTCGTAA